Sequence from the Nitrospirota bacterium genome:
AGGGACTGTAAATGTTGACTGAGCAGCCTTTTCATGCGGTATCGCCTCCGCTTCAAATGCAGCTATCAGGGCCTCTTCTAATATTTTCATTTTAGTAACTCCACGGCACTCTGAAACCATTTATTTAAAAAATCCGGTATATAAAACCCCAGAGCGAGCACAAGCGCCATGTGAAGCAAAACCGGCGTGCGGGCTGTCTTTAGCGGCGTATAGTATGAGGGGACATCCCCTGATGCCATATACTGGACTTTCCTTAACAGCCCTGCAAAGGCAACAGCCAGCCCAATCAGGATAAAGGGAGTCAACAGTGGAACATCCTTAATGGTAGCCGTTAGTATTAGAAATTCACTGGTAAAAATACCAAAGGGCGGCATACCGGCTATTGCCAAAACACCCAACATAAGAGTCCAGCCAACAAACGTGTCGCTTTTAAAAAGACCCCTTATTTTAGAAATTTCTTGTGTCCAGTGCATTTGACAGGCGTGCCCTGTGGTAAAAAATATGGAGGACTTTGTCAGACTGTGCATAAGCATATGCAGCAGTGCGCCATAGGTGGCAATGGAACCGCCAAGGCCAAAGGCAAAAGTGGCAATTCCCATGTGTTCCACCGATGAGTATGAAAACATTCGTTTGATGTCTTTTTGTCTTAGAATGGAAAAGGAGGCAACTAATATAGAGACAATGCCAAAACCCATCATAATATGTCCGGCATAGTGGCTGTGCGTAGAGCCATCCACCAGCACCTTACATCTTACAAGGGCATAGAGAGCGATATTTAACAAAAGCCCGGAAAGCACTGCCGATATCGGCGTAGGGCCCTCGCTGTGGGCATCCGGAAGCCAGTTGTGAAGGGGAACAAGACCCACCTTTGTGCCGTAACCCACAACCAGAAAAACAAATGCAAGAGAAAGCACAGTTGGCTCAAGTTTCCCGCTTACCCCTATCAGATTTGTCCAAAGGAGCGCCTCTCCACCCTCTCCAAGCACTTTTTCGGCAGCAAAGTACAGTAATACGGTGCCAAACAGTGCCTGAGCAATCCCAACCCCGCACAGGATAAAGTATTTCCACGCAGCCTCGATAGCGCTCGGTGTGCGGTAGAGAGAGACCAAAAGCACAGTTGATAAGGTGGCAAGCTCCATAGCTATCCATAACACGCCTATGTTGTTAGTCAGAAGACATAGCAGCATTGCAAAGATAAACATCTGAAACATTGCATGATAAAAGCGCATACGGATATGCCCAATCCGCCCGTGTTCCCGCTCTCTTTGCATATATCTGCGGCTGAAAATAGCCGTGGTCATAGACACAAAAGAAGTAAGCACTGAAAGATATACGCTAAAAGCGTCAACATAAAAGAACTTGCCACCTGCTATAATCGCCCCTGTGCTGCATACCTTAACGGCAAGTGCAACGCCTGCCGCAAGTGTTAACGCTGAGCCTAAAATGTTTACATTAGGAGCAAATCTCCTGTCGCCAATCAGTGCCAAAGCTAAAGCAGCAACAAGGGGAGTTATAAGCAAGATAAGAAGAATCATCAGTTGTCCTCTCTGAGGCTTTCCATCTGCTCCACACTCAGGCTGTCAAATGTTGTACTTATTTGAAAGAAGAATATTCCAAAGATAAAGGCAGCAATTAAAACATCCAAAGCAACTCCGAGTTCTACGACAAGAGGCATACCATATGTTGCACTTGTTGCGGCAAAAAACAGTCCGTTTTCCATTGCAAGAAACCCTATTA
This genomic interval carries:
- a CDS encoding hydrogenase 4 subunit F, whose product is MILLILLITPLVAALALALIGDRRFAPNVNILGSALTLAAGVALAVKVCSTGAIIAGGKFFYVDAFSVYLSVLTSFVSMTTAIFSRRYMQREREHGRIGHIRMRFYHAMFQMFIFAMLLCLLTNNIGVLWIAMELATLSTVLLVSLYRTPSAIEAAWKYFILCGVGIAQALFGTVLLYFAAEKVLGEGGEALLWTNLIGVSGKLEPTVLSLAFVFLVVGYGTKVGLVPLHNWLPDAHSEGPTPISAVLSGLLLNIALYALVRCKVLVDGSTHSHYAGHIMMGFGIVSILVASFSILRQKDIKRMFSYSSVEHMGIATFAFGLGGSIATYGALLHMLMHSLTKSSIFFTTGHACQMHWTQEISKIRGLFKSDTFVGWTLMLGVLAIAGMPPFGIFTSEFLILTATIKDVPLLTPFILIGLAVAFAGLLRKVQYMASGDVPSYYTPLKTARTPVLLHMALVLALGFYIPDFLNKWFQSAVELLK